The Manihot esculenta cultivar AM560-2 chromosome 1, M.esculenta_v8, whole genome shotgun sequence genome has a window encoding:
- the LOC110626519 gene encoding rab GTPase-activating protein 22 isoform X1: MVVWKKQEQPRGFTVISLLILSLMRFSALGRSSINVGGAGKWIVFAEASTGIGGRGRGASFVGSGAGGGFRGVAATSSNVGIAIAVTVMAGLALAASVVYSHRGGHKSPWSFRRRKHALLPKQWKGFFTSDGRLYDGGIKFLKKARSGGVDPSIRAEVWPFLLGVYDVNSSKEERDHTRAQKRKEYENLRKQCQRNIKRREKGLKLKETALISSNEESGEFNQVMDTPEFEDDVSATRSSFTEGCSLAAEGLDNCDKILQKSDSILEEDCDRSMLTCEDGLAGNTDSTVSDSSEESENMELFFLTEVIEENDLSMPALDSSPSDAESGFKKEETFATWQRIIRVDAVRANGEWIMYSPTQAAIPALKARQLAESVGLKDYDHLEPCRIFHATRLVSILEAYALYDPEIGYCQGMSDLLSPIIAVIEEDYEAFWCFVGFMKKARHNFRLDEVGIRRQLGIIAKIIKCKDIHLYKHLENLQAADCFFVYRMVVVLFRRELNLEQTLCLWEVMWADQAAICAGIAKSAWGRIRLRAPPTDDLLLYAIAACVLQRRKLIIEKYSSVDDIMRDCNNMAGQLDVWKLLDDAHDLIVTLHDKI; encoded by the exons ATGGTGGTGTGGAAGAAACAGGAACAACCTAGGGGCTTTACTGTAATTTCGTTGCTGATCCTCTCATTGATGCGCTTCTCTGCCTTGGGTAGAAGCAGCATCAACGTTGGTGGCGCTGGGAAATGGATCGTGTTTGCCGAAGCTAGCACTGGAATCGGTGGGAGAGGGAGGGGTGCTTCGTTCGTCGGAAGTGGAGCCGGCGGCGGGTTCCGGGGTGTTGCGGCGACTTCTTCTAATGTTGGTATAGCTATCGCCGTGACGGTCATGGCCGGTCTCGCCTTGGCTGCCAGTGTCGTCTATTCTCATAG GGGTGGTCATAAATCACCTTGGTCATTTAGAAGAAGAAAACACGCACTTCTTCCAAAACAATGGAAGGGCTTTTTTACATCTGATGGAAGACTCTATGATGGTGGTATTAAGTTCTTAAAGAAAGCCCGCAGCGGA GGTGTTGATCCAAGCATTAGAGCAGAGGTTTGGCCGTTTCTTCTTGGAGT CTATGATGTGAATAGTTCTAAGGAAGAAAGAGATCATACTCGAGCCCAGAAGAG GAAAGAATATGAGAATCTTCGGAAACAGTGCCAGCGAAATATCAAACGTAGAGAAAAGGGCTTGAAGTTGAAGGAAACTGCTCTAATCAGCAGCAATGAGGAGAGCGGAGAGTTTAATCAAGTTATGGATACTCCTGAATTTGAAGATGATGTTAGTGCTACAAGGTCATCCTTCACCGAGGGATGCAGCTTAGCTGCTGAGGGTTTGGATAACTGTGATAAAATTTTGCAGAAGTCTGACTCAATTTTGGAAGAAGACTGTGACAGGAGCATGCTTACATGTGAAGATGGCTTGGCTGGCAACACTGATTCTACTGTCTCAGACTCCTCTGAAGAATCTGAAAACATGgaacttttctttttaactGAAGTTATTGAGGAAAATGATCTTAGCATGCCTGCACTGGATAGTTCCCCATCTGATGCAGAAAGTGGAttcaaaaaggaggaaactttTGCCACATGGCAGAGAATCATCCGTGTTGATGCTGTGCGGGCAAATGGTGAATGGATCATGTATTCCCCAACTCAGGCTGCAATACCTGCGCTGAAGGCAAGGCAGTTGGCTGAGAGTGTTGGTTTGAAGGATTATGATCATTTGGAGCCTTGCAGGATATTTCATGCCACTCGCCTTGTGTCTATCCTCGAGGCCTATGCACTATATGATCCTGAGATTGGCTACTGTCAGGGAATGAGTGATTTACTCTCTCCAATtattgcagtgatagaggaggatTATGAAGCCTTTTGGTGCTTTGTGGGCTTCATGAAGAAGGCCAGGCATAATTTCCGGCTTGATGAAGTGGGAATCCGGAGGCAACTGGGTATTATTGCAAAGATAATTAAGTGCAAGGATATCCATCTCTACAAGCACCTAGAGAATCTCCAAGCAGCGGACTGTTTTTTCGTGTACAGAATGGTGGTGGTGCTTTTCAGGCGAGAGTTAAACCTTGAGCAGACACTGTGCCTGTGGGAGGTGATGTGGGCTGACCAAGCAGCAATATGTGCAGGGATTGCCAAGTCTGCTTGGGGGAGGATAAGGTTGAGAGCCCCTCCTACCGATGATCTGCTCCTTTATGCAATAGCAGCCTGTGTATTGCAGAGGAGGAAACTTATCATCGAGAAGTATAGCAGTGTTGATGATATCATGAGAGATTGCAACAACATGGCTGGGCAATTGGATGTATGGAAGCTTCTTGACGATGCACATGACTTGATTGTCACACTGCATGACAAGATATAG
- the LOC110626519 gene encoding rab GTPase-activating protein 22 isoform X2, with the protein MLSERKPLMRALRRSHTSASSTLNSSSPSSSSSWIHLRSVFLVVAFSSSSSASSSSSPLSTDRGGHKSPWSFRRRKHALLPKQWKGFFTSDGRLYDGGIKFLKKARSGGVDPSIRAEVWPFLLGVYDVNSSKEERDHTRAQKRKEYENLRKQCQRNIKRREKGLKLKETALISSNEESGEFNQVMDTPEFEDDVSATRSSFTEGCSLAAEGLDNCDKILQKSDSILEEDCDRSMLTCEDGLAGNTDSTVSDSSEESENMELFFLTEVIEENDLSMPALDSSPSDAESGFKKEETFATWQRIIRVDAVRANGEWIMYSPTQAAIPALKARQLAESVGLKDYDHLEPCRIFHATRLVSILEAYALYDPEIGYCQGMSDLLSPIIAVIEEDYEAFWCFVGFMKKARHNFRLDEVGIRRQLGIIAKIIKCKDIHLYKHLENLQAADCFFVYRMVVVLFRRELNLEQTLCLWEVMWADQAAICAGIAKSAWGRIRLRAPPTDDLLLYAIAACVLQRRKLIIEKYSSVDDIMRDCNNMAGQLDVWKLLDDAHDLIVTLHDKI; encoded by the exons ATGTTATCGGAACGGAAACCATTAATGAGAGCCCTAAGGCGAAGCCACACTTCAGCTTCGTCGACGTTAAATTCTTCGTCACCGTCGTCGTCTTCTTCGTGGATTCATCTGCGATCAGTCTTTTTAGTTGTTGCTTTCTCATCGTCGTCGTCTGCATCATCATCTTCCTCACCTCTTTCCACTGACCG GGGTGGTCATAAATCACCTTGGTCATTTAGAAGAAGAAAACACGCACTTCTTCCAAAACAATGGAAGGGCTTTTTTACATCTGATGGAAGACTCTATGATGGTGGTATTAAGTTCTTAAAGAAAGCCCGCAGCGGA GGTGTTGATCCAAGCATTAGAGCAGAGGTTTGGCCGTTTCTTCTTGGAGT CTATGATGTGAATAGTTCTAAGGAAGAAAGAGATCATACTCGAGCCCAGAAGAG GAAAGAATATGAGAATCTTCGGAAACAGTGCCAGCGAAATATCAAACGTAGAGAAAAGGGCTTGAAGTTGAAGGAAACTGCTCTAATCAGCAGCAATGAGGAGAGCGGAGAGTTTAATCAAGTTATGGATACTCCTGAATTTGAAGATGATGTTAGTGCTACAAGGTCATCCTTCACCGAGGGATGCAGCTTAGCTGCTGAGGGTTTGGATAACTGTGATAAAATTTTGCAGAAGTCTGACTCAATTTTGGAAGAAGACTGTGACAGGAGCATGCTTACATGTGAAGATGGCTTGGCTGGCAACACTGATTCTACTGTCTCAGACTCCTCTGAAGAATCTGAAAACATGgaacttttctttttaactGAAGTTATTGAGGAAAATGATCTTAGCATGCCTGCACTGGATAGTTCCCCATCTGATGCAGAAAGTGGAttcaaaaaggaggaaactttTGCCACATGGCAGAGAATCATCCGTGTTGATGCTGTGCGGGCAAATGGTGAATGGATCATGTATTCCCCAACTCAGGCTGCAATACCTGCGCTGAAGGCAAGGCAGTTGGCTGAGAGTGTTGGTTTGAAGGATTATGATCATTTGGAGCCTTGCAGGATATTTCATGCCACTCGCCTTGTGTCTATCCTCGAGGCCTATGCACTATATGATCCTGAGATTGGCTACTGTCAGGGAATGAGTGATTTACTCTCTCCAATtattgcagtgatagaggaggatTATGAAGCCTTTTGGTGCTTTGTGGGCTTCATGAAGAAGGCCAGGCATAATTTCCGGCTTGATGAAGTGGGAATCCGGAGGCAACTGGGTATTATTGCAAAGATAATTAAGTGCAAGGATATCCATCTCTACAAGCACCTAGAGAATCTCCAAGCAGCGGACTGTTTTTTCGTGTACAGAATGGTGGTGGTGCTTTTCAGGCGAGAGTTAAACCTTGAGCAGACACTGTGCCTGTGGGAGGTGATGTGGGCTGACCAAGCAGCAATATGTGCAGGGATTGCCAAGTCTGCTTGGGGGAGGATAAGGTTGAGAGCCCCTCCTACCGATGATCTGCTCCTTTATGCAATAGCAGCCTGTGTATTGCAGAGGAGGAAACTTATCATCGAGAAGTATAGCAGTGTTGATGATATCATGAGAGATTGCAACAACATGGCTGGGCAATTGGATGTATGGAAGCTTCTTGACGATGCACATGACTTGATTGTCACACTGCATGACAAGATATAG